In Euphorbia lathyris chromosome 9, ddEupLath1.1, whole genome shotgun sequence, the following are encoded in one genomic region:
- the LOC136205327 gene encoding probable calcium-binding protein CML43, giving the protein MEVEAAAAAVAPSAIKTAVLNRISSSSSSFRLRSPSLNSLRLRRIFYLFDKNGDGTITVEDLSQALSLLGLDADFKELESTIRGHIRAGEDGLDFEDFVALHQSLDAAFFGYEQATEDGIEQEESDLTEAFKVFDEDGDGFISAHELQVVLSKLGMPEATEIDRVQQMICSVDRNHDGRVDFSEFKDMMRSVLFRSS; this is encoded by the coding sequence ATGGAAGTtgaagcagcagcagcagcagtagCCCCCTCTGCAATCAAGACAGCAGTACTTAACAGAATTTCATCTTCATCCTCCTCTTTCCGCCTCCGAAGCCCAAGCCTGAATTCCTTGCGTCTCCGCCGCATTTTCTATCTGTTCGATAAAAATGGGGACGGAACGATAACTGTGGAAGATCTGAGCCAAGCGCTTAGCCTTCTGGGGCTGGATGCAGACTTCAAGGAGCTAGAATCCACAATCAGAGGTCACATTAGGGCCGGGGAAGACGGCCTAGATTTTGAAGATTTCGTAGCATTGCATCAATCGCTTGACGCCGCCTTCTTCGGTTACGAACAAGCGACCGAAGACGGGATTGAGCAAGAAGAGTCGGATCTGACGGAGGCGTTCAAGGTTTTTGACGAAGACGGGGATGGATTCATATCGGCACATGAATTACAGGTGGTGTTGAGCAAATTGGGAATGCCTGAAGCGACGGAGATAGACAGAGTCCAGCAAATGATTTGTTCAGTTGATCGGAATCATGATGGACGCGTTGATTTCTCTGAGTTCAAGGATATGATGCGCAGCGTTCTTTTTCGAAGttcttga